A genomic region of Brevibacillus sp. JNUCC-41 contains the following coding sequences:
- a CDS encoding vitamin B12-dependent ribonucleotide reductase, translating into MSVVIKEALKVDLERLNKDISLFPQVHPVTADMKMAHKGVSRLVMLDRYSFKDTEKITLSAGDFVVLTIKEDPKFPARGLGYIVEIDWETKKAKVLVDEEFRGVLDNPEEVETGIINRPLDIIEKPLEIYYEQIAKRNATGLASVETTEEKRTEWFNKFYQELKNLNFVPAGRVLYGAGSNTDVTYFNCYVMPFVPDSREGISEHRKQVMEIMSRGGGVGTNGSTLRPRNTLAKGVNGKSSGSVSWLDDIAKLTHLVEQGGSRRGAQMIMLADWHPDIAEFIISKMQNPRILRYLVENTKDEAIKKYATDKLKFTPHTEQETAMYQGIINYKEIPGQGGFSEKIIRDAEEKIRTGGTYSVHNPDFLTGANISICLTKEFMEAAEQDAEYELRFPDVESYNAEEMAIYNEEWHNVGDVREWEKMGHKVRVYRKIRAKELWNLINICATYSAEPGIFFIDNANEMTNAKAYGQQVVATNPCGEQPLAPYSVCNLAAVNLAEMADKDSKTVNFEKLKQTVEVGVRMQDNVIDATPYFLDENKKQALGERRVGLGVMGLHDLLIYCETEYGSEEGNILVDKVFETIATTAYRASVELAQEKGSFPFLIGSTDEETNELRTRFTQTGFMEKMPEDIRESVAAHGIRNSHLLTVAPTGSTGTMVGVSTGLEPYFSFTYFRSGRLGKFIEVKADIVQEYLERHPEADTEELPKWFISAMELAPEAHADVQCIIQRWIDSSISKTVNAPKGYTVEQVEKVYERLYKGGAKGGTVYVDGSRDSQVLTLKAEENQMDEQLEMDELTDVEVKKKVVLVDTINELRSTNVTIGSEVGNTCPVCRKGEVQEMGGCNTCTNCGAQLKCGL; encoded by the coding sequence ATGTCGGTTGTAATAAAAGAAGCTTTAAAGGTTGATCTAGAAAGGTTGAATAAGGATATTTCTTTATTTCCCCAGGTTCACCCTGTAACTGCTGATATGAAAATGGCGCATAAGGGAGTGTCCCGTCTAGTCATGCTTGACCGCTATTCTTTTAAGGATACTGAAAAAATCACACTCTCGGCAGGCGATTTCGTCGTGTTGACGATTAAGGAAGATCCGAAATTCCCGGCAAGGGGTCTCGGTTACATCGTTGAAATTGATTGGGAAACCAAAAAAGCCAAGGTATTGGTGGATGAAGAATTCCGTGGCGTATTGGATAATCCGGAAGAAGTGGAGACGGGAATTATTAACCGTCCGTTGGATATAATCGAAAAGCCGCTTGAAATATACTATGAACAAATTGCGAAACGTAATGCAACGGGCTTGGCATCAGTGGAAACCACGGAAGAAAAAAGAACGGAATGGTTCAATAAATTCTATCAAGAATTAAAGAACCTTAATTTTGTCCCGGCAGGACGAGTATTATACGGTGCAGGTTCCAATACGGACGTTACTTATTTCAACTGCTATGTAATGCCATTCGTACCGGATTCACGTGAAGGGATCTCAGAACATAGGAAACAAGTGATGGAGATCATGAGCCGCGGCGGCGGAGTGGGTACGAACGGATCGACACTGCGTCCAAGAAACACTCTGGCAAAAGGGGTGAATGGAAAATCCTCTGGTTCAGTATCATGGCTTGACGATATTGCAAAACTGACGCATCTTGTTGAACAGGGCGGCAGCAGACGCGGCGCGCAAATGATCATGCTTGCTGATTGGCATCCTGATATTGCGGAGTTCATCATTTCCAAAATGCAAAATCCAAGGATTCTGCGTTACCTAGTGGAAAACACTAAAGATGAAGCCATCAAGAAATATGCGACGGATAAATTGAAATTCACGCCGCATACGGAACAGGAAACGGCTATGTATCAAGGGATCATCAATTATAAGGAGATTCCTGGCCAAGGTGGGTTCAGTGAGAAAATCATTAGGGATGCAGAAGAAAAGATCCGTACAGGTGGAACGTACAGTGTCCATAATCCGGATTTTCTGACTGGAGCCAATATCTCTATTTGCCTGACTAAGGAATTTATGGAAGCGGCGGAACAAGATGCGGAATACGAATTGCGTTTTCCTGATGTAGAGAGCTATAATGCCGAAGAAATGGCCATTTACAATGAAGAATGGCATAATGTCGGTGATGTTCGTGAATGGGAAAAAATGGGTCACAAAGTCCGTGTTTACCGTAAAATCCGAGCTAAAGAGCTTTGGAACTTAATAAACATTTGTGCGACATATTCTGCTGAACCAGGAATTTTCTTTATTGATAATGCTAATGAAATGACGAATGCCAAAGCATACGGTCAGCAGGTCGTTGCCACGAACCCTTGTGGCGAACAGCCATTGGCCCCATATTCAGTATGTAACCTTGCGGCAGTCAATTTGGCTGAAATGGCTGATAAAGATAGCAAAACGGTTAATTTCGAGAAACTTAAGCAAACCGTCGAAGTCGGTGTGCGTATGCAGGACAATGTCATTGACGCAACTCCTTATTTCTTGGATGAAAACAAAAAACAGGCACTGGGCGAGCGACGGGTTGGACTTGGTGTAATGGGTCTGCATGACCTATTGATTTATTGTGAAACGGAATATGGTTCTGAAGAAGGAAATATCCTGGTTGACAAGGTATTTGAAACGATTGCGACTACTGCTTACAGGGCTTCTGTGGAACTTGCTCAAGAAAAAGGCAGTTTCCCGTTCCTGATCGGGTCAACGGACGAAGAAACCAATGAGCTTAGAACACGTTTCACCCAAACTGGGTTTATGGAAAAAATGCCGGAAGATATCAGGGAAAGTGTTGCTGCACATGGCATCCGTAACTCTCATTTATTGACAGTGGCCCCTACAGGAAGCACAGGAACGATGGTTGGGGTATCAACAGGTCTTGAACCATATTTCTCTTTCACGTATTTCCGCAGCGGCCGTCTGGGTAAATTCATAGAGGTGAAGGCTGACATTGTACAGGAATACTTGGAACGTCATCCGGAAGCCGATACAGAAGAGCTTCCAAAATGGTTCATTTCCGCTATGGAATTAGCCCCGGAAGCGCATGCTGATGTTCAATGCATCATTCAGCGCTGGATTGACAGTTCGATCAGTAAGACAGTCAATGCGCCAAAAGGATATACGGTCGAACAAGTTGAAAAAGTATATGAACGTCTTTATAAAGGCGGAGCAAAAGGCGGTACTGTATATGTGGACGGAAGCCGTGACAGTCAGGTCCTTACGCTCAAAGCGGAAGAAAACCAAATGGACGAGCAGCTTGAAATGGATGAATTGACAGATGTGGAAGTTAAGAAGAAAGTTGTTTTGGTCGATACGATAAATGAACTGCGTTCGACGAATGTTACAATTGGATCGGAAGTGGGTAACACTTGCCCGGTCTGCCGTAAAGGTGAAGTTCAGGAAATGGGCGGATGCAATACATGTACGAATTGCGGAGCACAATTGAAATGTGGGCTATAA
- the splB gene encoding spore photoproduct lyase produces the protein MKPFMPQLVYIEPRALEYPLGRELKKKFEDLNIEIRETTSHNQIRDLPGENDLQKYRVAKSTLVVGIRKTLKFDSSKPSAEYAIPLATGCMGHCHYCYLQTTLGSKPYIRTYVNLDEIFEAAEKYINERKPEITRFEAACTSDIVGIDHLTHSLKKAIEYFGKSEYGVLRFVTKFHHVDHLLDAEHNGKTRFRFSINSRYVIKNFEPGTSSFEERMEAARKVAGAGYPLGFIVAPIYRHEAWKEGYHELFERLSEALNGVDIPDLTFELIQHRFTGPAKKVIQKNYPKTKLELDETKRKYKWGRYGIGKYVYQKEEAAELETTIRGYIAEFFPKAVIQYFT, from the coding sequence ATGAAACCATTTATGCCACAGTTAGTATATATTGAGCCAAGGGCACTGGAATACCCGCTTGGCCGGGAATTAAAAAAGAAATTTGAAGATTTGAACATTGAAATCCGTGAGACCACATCGCATAACCAAATTAGGGATCTACCTGGAGAAAATGATCTGCAAAAATATCGTGTCGCCAAATCGACGCTTGTGGTAGGAATCAGAAAAACATTGAAATTCGATTCCTCAAAGCCATCTGCTGAATATGCCATACCTCTTGCTACAGGGTGTATGGGGCATTGTCACTATTGTTATTTACAGACGACACTCGGATCAAAACCATATATTAGGACATATGTGAATCTTGATGAGATTTTCGAAGCAGCCGAAAAATATATAAATGAGAGAAAGCCTGAAATTACCCGTTTTGAGGCAGCCTGTACATCGGATATCGTCGGAATTGACCATTTGACACATTCGTTAAAAAAGGCCATAGAATATTTTGGAAAAAGTGAATATGGGGTTCTAAGGTTCGTAACTAAATTTCATCATGTCGACCATCTGTTGGATGCTGAACATAATGGAAAAACAAGATTTCGATTCAGTATAAATTCACGTTATGTGATAAAGAATTTCGAGCCCGGAACTTCGAGCTTCGAAGAAAGGATGGAAGCGGCACGTAAAGTGGCAGGGGCAGGATATCCCCTCGGTTTTATCGTAGCTCCAATATATCGTCATGAAGCATGGAAGGAGGGCTACCATGAATTATTCGAACGGTTAAGTGAGGCTTTGAATGGGGTGGATATCCCTGACTTGACCTTCGAATTAATTCAGCATCGGTTTACTGGCCCAGCAAAAAAAGTGATTCAAAAAAACTACCCGAAAACAAAATTGGAACTGGACGAAACAAAGCGTAAATATAAATGGGGCCGATATGGAATTGGTAAATATGTTTATCAAAAAGAAGAAGCCGCAGAACTGGAAACGACCATTCGTGGGTATATCGCGGAATTCTTCCCTAAGGCGGTAATTCAGTACTTTACCTGA